Proteins encoded in a region of the Solanum dulcamara chromosome 9, daSolDulc1.2, whole genome shotgun sequence genome:
- the LOC129903659 gene encoding uncharacterized mitochondrial protein AtMg00860-like, protein MELEPRARPPAYPPYRMAPPKLEELRNQLKELLESDQFVVVYLDDIVIYSNTLDEHVEHLKKVFQVLRENELFIKREKCEFTQHKLHFLGYVISQGELRMDEAKVRAIKEWEVPTTVTELRSFLGLANYYRRFISAYSAKASPLTELLKKNKSWVWSEDCKEVFEDLKAVVTEEPILALPNFSKIFEVHTDASNYAIGEY, encoded by the exons ATGGAGCTGGAGCCAAGAGCGAGGCCACCTGCATACCCACCATACCGCATGGCTCCACCCAAGTTAGAGGAGCTGAGGAATCAGTTGAAGGAGCTCCTCGAGTCCG ATCAGTTCGTGGTAGTctacttggatgacatagtcatctatAGCAACACCTTGGATGAGCACGTGGAACATCTAAAGAAAGTGTTCCAAGTCTTGCGTGAGAATGAGCTCTTCATTAAGCGGGAGAAGTGTGAGTTTACCCAACATAAACTGCACTTCTTGGGGTATGTTATCAGCCAAGGAGAGCTACGGATGGACGAGGCAAAAGTTCGGGCCATTAAAGAGTGGGAGGTGCCCACAACGGTAACCgaacttagatcttttcttggacttgctAACTATTACCGCAGGTTCATAAGTGCTTACTCCGCCAAAGCCTCTCCACTTACTGAGCTCTTAAAGAAGAATAAGTCGTGGGTTTGGAGCGAGGATTGCAAGGAGGTCTTTGAAGACCTCAAGGCTGTCGTAACAGAGGAGCCCATCCTAGCATTGCCTAACTTCTCCAAGATATTCGAAGTGCATACGGATGCCTCCAACTATGCCATTGGggagtattga